The Camelina sativa cultivar DH55 chromosome 14, Cs, whole genome shotgun sequence genome includes a window with the following:
- the LOC104741069 gene encoding uncharacterized protein LOC104741069: MEVAFPSSPPANYIDDERLTTEMISMDFTKLGFSEDQEDIKKLERSWSQLEESVEFNDGEDDEEDEEEEEEEEEFSFACVNAEGSPITADEAFEDGQIRPVFPLFNRDLLFDYDNADRQNDDVSVTDENRPRLRKLFVEDRNGDGNGDETAKESLGPYCSWSGGTVAEASPETCRKSNSTGFSKLWRFRDLVSRSNSDGRDAFVFLNNNNNNVGDNKTRTQVVAAEKNKGKEKTSTSTSSSSSSEKKKKKKKMEKSAHEKLYMRNRAMKEEVKHRSYLPYKQVGFFTNVNGLSRNIHPF; the protein is encoded by the coding sequence ATGGAGGTCGCTTTCCCATCTTCACCGCCGGCGAATTACATCGACGACGAAAGATTAACAACAGAGATGATATCCATGGATTTCACCAAATTAGGATTCTcagaagatcaagaagatatTAAAAAACTCGAGAGATCATGGAGTCAACTTGAAGAATCCGTCGAGTTTAACGACGgtgaagacgacgaagaagacgaagaagaagaagaagaagaagaagagttctcTTTCGCTTGTGTGAACGCAGAAGGATCTCCGATAACAGCAGATGAAGCTTTCGAAGATGGTCAGATCCGTCCTGTGTTTCCTCTGTTTAACCGTGACCTACTCTTCGATTACGACAACGCCGATCGccaaaacgacgacgtttctGTCACCGACGAGAACAGACCGCGTTTGAGAAAGCTATTCGTCGAGGATCGGAACGGTGACGGTAACGGCGACGAGACGGCGAAAGAATCTTTGGGACCGTATTGTTCTTGGTCGGGTGGGACGGTTGCGGAAGCGTCGCCGGAGACTTGCCGGAAAAGTAACTCGACGGGATTCTCGAAGCTTTGGAGGTTTAGGGATCTTGTTTCGAGAAGTAACAGTGATGGAAGAgacgcttttgttttcttgaataacaataacaacaacgtCGGTGACAACAAGACTCGGACTCAGGTGGTGGCGGCGGAGAAGAATAAGGGGAAGGAGAAAACGTCAACGTCAACGTCTTCCTCTTCGtcgtcggagaagaagaagaagaagaagaagatggagaagtcGGCGCATGAGAAGCTGTACATGAGAAACAGAGCGATGAAGGAAGAAGTGAAACACAGATCGTATCTTCCGTACAAACAAGTTGGTTTCTTCACTAATGTGAATGGTCTTAGCCGAAATATTCATCCTTTCTGA
- the LOC104741066 gene encoding uncharacterized protein LOC104741066: protein MGGSEVSRSEEKSGLGFLKLFENNVAFSGFLVWMNQTIQEPLKAEFKRLRNVKELSLIKSVSEIETTYEKHRDEEKLEKQLQAWRDNPSWIDQPPKVVVKSQNGLFCHLNIEVDVGLPPESVYNIFTHPDNKKYFKNIKENISRTVLIDEGLKQTVEVKQAAAWKFLWWDGTYPIHLIVEEDRENLTSSYKQEKTMFMKVFEGCWKVEPLFIDEHLCDRSKPKTLEDYHSCSNGRGRVGSKVRMDQMFQPSALLTPPPLSWYIRGITIKTTESMMEDLFAEATRLRGGGGGVGHIDDQKGENSVVLEKTKTVDIKERWRLRRRNKGIRFTNARTM, encoded by the exons ATGGGTGGATCTGAAGTTTCAAGATCAGAGGAGAAGAGCGGTCTAGGTTTCCTTAAACTGTTCGAAAATAATGTTGCATTTTCAGGATTTTTGGTCTGGATGAATCAAACAATTCAAGAGCCTCTcaag GCTGAGTTCAAGAGATTAAGGAATGTTAAAGAGCTAAGCTTGATTAAGTCAGTGTCAGAGATAGAGACTACTTATGAGAAGCATAGAGATGAGGAGAAGTTAGAGAAGCAACTACAAGCTTGGAGAGATAACCCTTCATGGATCGATCAACCTCCTAAAGTGGTG GTGAAATCACAAAATGGTTTGTTTTGCCATTTGAACATTGAAGTAGACGTAGGATTGCCTCCTGAATCAGTGTACAACATTTTCACTCATCCAGACAACAAAAAATACTTCAAAAACATCAAG GAAAACATATCGAGAACAGTTTTGATCGACGAAGGGCTAAAGCAGACCGTGGAGGTGAAGCAAGCCGCGGCGTGGAAGTTCCTTTGGTGGGATGGTACTTACCCTATACATCTAATTGTCGAAGAAGACCGAGAAAACCTAACT TCAAGTTATAAGCAAGAGAAAACAATGTTCATGAAAGTATTCGAGGGATGTTGGAAAGTGGAGCCATTGTTTATAGACGAACATTTATGTGACCGCTCAAAGCCAAAAACTTTAGAAGATTACCACAGTTGTAGCAACGGACGAGGAAGGGTTGGGTCGAAGGTGAGAATGGATCAGATGTTCCAACCTTCTGCTCTTCTTACTCCACCGCCGCTTTCTTGGTATATACGTGGGATCACCATTAAAACAACAGAGAGTATGATGGAAGATCTTTTCGCTGAAGCTACTAGACTCCggggaggtggaggaggagtaGGCCATATTGATGaccaaaaaggagaaaacagtgTTGTATTGGAGAAAACCAAAACTGTGGATATTAAGGAAAGATGGAGATTGCGTAGGAGGAATAAAGGGATAAGATTTACAAATGCTAGGACCATGTAA